Part of the Vigna radiata var. radiata cultivar VC1973A chromosome 11, Vradiata_ver6, whole genome shotgun sequence genome is shown below.
ttatgtttaattttttcccTTTTACTCTCGGGTTAGCTGCCATTTTTATTCTTACTGGTATGATTTGGACTCCGCAGCACTACCTCGAGTTAACGAATTGTAACTccagaaagtgaagaatggataatagacaatataaatatacatatacaaaaatataaatatattcatagTAATTTTTATGACGGCTCTATATTTTGCTCTTGGTGacaataattcttttatttaaagatgatttaatttcttattaacATTTGATCAGCAAAACAACCACAAAAAGCTACATTCACAGTAAGTAATGCTTTACATAGTATAATAACTAATAACCCTtctggttttgaaaaaaaataacatgtatttTCCAAAACCGTAACCGTGTTTCCAAAAAAAGAACCGGTACGTACCACCCACCCTACTTCACCTTTAACTACTCTAAATATTTTACacagaaaataaattaagacaAGTTACTGTCTTTAGTTACTTAAGGAACGCCGAATTGTGATTAGTAGTTTATGTGGTTAATGGTGATCAAAGGTTTATTCTGCCATGACAATATTGCACGGCCATGCAGTGGAAAATGGTTGCAATTGTCGGAAGAGCAAAATTTGATTTATGTCGGCCAGTTTTTGCCGGAGCATGGTTCGTTCGGACCGGAGCCACTCGTTTTCGGTTCGTAGACGGTTACAGTGGTGAAGGAGGAACTGAAACCCGTTGTTCAGTTCCCGGTTTTCAACCCGAAACAGGTTCATCTGGTTCCGTAAGTTCTCTAGGTGTCTCTGTTTACGCATGCGTGACCTTCGGGCCGAATCCCGGTTCGATATCATTCTCCTGCGTTTTCGCTCCTCCATGAGGGACACAACCCGGTTGGACTGGTCCGAGGGCGGTTTTTGGTGGGCAGGGGTTGTTTTGGGGTCGTCCGAAGCGGAACTGGAGGTGACGGGGTTGGGGCTAGTGGGGTTGAAGGGCAAAAAATCAGGCCCATCCCAGGGCGTGAGAGCATAGTCGAACGCGGGGAATGCATTTCCCAGCATAGAATCGGAAGAGGTAAGATGAGAAAGCATGGTCGGAAACTTGGGAGGGGGAAAGGAAGGAGGGAGAAAGGGAAGAAACGCAGCTTAGGGTAGTCGTATTTAAGGAGATGCGGTAGGGCTAAAGCTGCGTAATTGAGTAGGGTTAAGAGGGTATTATGGGAAATGGTGTTGAAAACCTATGTTGTACATGGGATGGCTTTTGAGTCAGTGAGCACTAGGGTGGTGGAATTACTTTTTTATTCGGTGACCTCAGCCAGTGGGTCCCTGCATTTTAAGCTTACGGGCGAAGGTAAAATTACGAGCAGGGGTCCACGCTTGACACGTGTGGGAGTGTGTCTATGAATGTCCAATGATTGGGAGTATACGTTGATGACGTTCATCTTCCATTCTAACCCAAACCACTTAAACTTAAACCatctaattttcttatttatgacATCTAATTAACACAAGTGGCCGGATTTGGTAGTAGGTCATCTTCGCGCATACgcaaattatttatcattatgtCTATCATTAATgctaaatatattgttttatctttaaattcagCTATATCCATCTCCCACTATGTTAAAAGCAAAATATTGCTTAACCGCAATTCTGATATTAATTAGTACATCAATAGAAGTGGTTGAAAAAATTCacgttattttttctttctttctgtcATACTTTTGGTAGGACAGTCTTTCAGTAGCattaaattactaaataatGTGTATGAAAATGGCCTTGTGTTGTACATGCTATCATACGCACGTATTGTATGGAAATGGCCAAGCAGCTACGTATTGTATTGTTCGGAGTATAATGGTACTTAAAAAAGTCTTGAGGTAGGAGAATCTCTAGGTTACTAGAATCATAATAGGAGTTGGAAACAAGGttggaaaacaaatatattttcctaCTTACTCTCTCTgttgttatgattgttttatattttgaaagagatataaataattaacgtagttaaaagttaaaaagtcACCTTCAATTGCTGTTAAAATAgctttttaacattattataacGTAATGagattagtttattaattttatatttttttgttaatttttttatgaactaattaaatcaatataataaaggGAAATAGACTGGTGAATCTATATGATTCAAATTAACCTTTGTTACATTTAAGACCAGGCTACTTAAGGA
Proteins encoded:
- the LOC106777426 gene encoding bZIP transcription factor 53-like, encoding MLSHLTSSDSMLGNAFPAFDYALTPWDGPDFLPFNPTSPNPVTSSSASDDPKTTPAHQKPPSDQSNRVVSLMEERKRRRMISNRDSARRSRMRKQRHLENLRNQMNLFRVENRELNNGFQFLLHHCNRLRTENEWLRSERTMLRQKLADINQILLFRQLQPFSTAWPCNIVMAE